From the Defluviitalea raffinosedens genome, one window contains:
- a CDS encoding DUF6530 family protein yields MNEKTVIVSKDYNRVDGRNAYTSDIKRLTLGEPILEENKKMQIAAQIWKEKDGELVLAQELPVHQVFDLMILLSRTLIYFKEAYRMPLLYDPENPMIERVGVQGDAMSVEICVDNENINEDIKAFAQSLNDLGEIIGERQRVLTSILEELKHY; encoded by the coding sequence ATGAATGAAAAAACAGTTATCGTATCAAAGGATTATAACCGTGTAGACGGCAGAAATGCGTATACATCTGACATTAAGCGTTTAACTTTAGGAGAACCTATACTGGAAGAGAATAAAAAGATGCAGATTGCCGCACAGATATGGAAAGAAAAAGACGGGGAACTGGTTTTAGCTCAGGAATTACCCGTCCATCAGGTGTTTGACCTTATGATTTTACTCTCCAGGACATTGATTTATTTTAAGGAAGCTTATAGAATGCCTCTTTTATATGATCCGGAAAATCCTATGATAGAGCGTGTCGGTGTGCAGGGGGATGCAATGTCTGTAGAAATTTGTGTTGATAACGAAAATATCAACGAAGACATTAAAGCATTTGCCCAGAGCCTGAATGATTTAGGAGAAATCATTGGAGAACGTCAACGGGTACTGACTAGCATTTTAGAAGAATTGAAGCACTATTAG
- the cbiB gene encoding adenosylcobinamide-phosphate synthase CbiB — MKYHALAFFLGFILDMLLGDPYCLPHPVRWIGKGIIALEQRLLKNDGDRNEKRELKNGMILVVIVLATTTTVTALIIIGSYNIHPYFGVMIETLMTYQILAAKSLKVESMKVYISLKEEGLEGARKAVSMIVGRDTESLDEEGIRKAAIETVAENTSDGVIAPMLYTALGGPVLGFFYKAVNTMDSMIGYKNDQYLYFGRAAAKLDDLVNYIPARISAYLMILAAFFGGKNFNGKQAYKIYKRDRRNHASPNSAQTESVCAGALGIQLAGDASYFGKLVKKPYIGDKLRQVEHEDIKRANHLMYMTAWICEILCLLVMFIVIWLLEGK, encoded by the coding sequence ATGAAATATCATGCGTTGGCGTTTTTCTTAGGTTTTATTCTGGATATGTTATTGGGAGACCCTTACTGCCTGCCTCATCCTGTTCGTTGGATCGGGAAAGGGATTATAGCATTAGAACAAAGGTTATTAAAGAATGATGGAGACAGGAACGAAAAGCGTGAGTTAAAAAACGGAATGATCCTTGTTGTTATAGTATTGGCAACAACAACTACAGTCACTGCTCTTATTATAATAGGATCATATAACATACATCCATATTTTGGTGTCATGATCGAAACGCTTATGACCTATCAGATTTTGGCAGCAAAGTCCCTTAAGGTTGAAAGCATGAAGGTATATATAAGTTTAAAAGAAGAAGGCCTGGAAGGTGCCAGAAAAGCGGTTTCCATGATTGTAGGCAGAGATACAGAGAGCCTTGATGAAGAAGGGATAAGGAAAGCTGCTATTGAAACAGTAGCGGAGAATACTTCCGATGGTGTGATTGCGCCCATGCTGTATACGGCTCTGGGAGGACCTGTCCTTGGATTCTTTTACAAAGCAGTCAATACCATGGATTCTATGATTGGTTATAAGAACGATCAATATTTGTATTTTGGACGGGCAGCAGCAAAGCTGGATGATTTGGTAAACTATATTCCTGCCAGAATCAGCGCTTATCTTATGATCCTTGCGGCTTTTTTTGGCGGAAAAAACTTTAATGGAAAACAGGCCTATAAGATTTATAAAAGAGATCGTCGAAATCATGCCAGTCCCAATTCAGCTCAGACAGAATCCGTATGTGCAGGGGCTTTGGGGATACAGTTGGCAGGAGATGCCAGTTATTTTGGCAAGCTTGTAAAAAAGCCCTATATAGGGGATAAGTTGCGCCAGGTGGAGCATGAGGACATTAAGCGGGCCAATCACTTAATGTATATGACGGCATGGATTTGCGAAATATTGTGTTTGCTTGTGATGTTTATTGTGATTTGGCTATTGGAAGGGAAGTGA
- a CDS encoding GIY-YIG nuclease family protein, whose product MDSIRKKELLELYKNRHPEMGVISYRCKETGEAFLGISTDTKADFNSNNVRLNARMHPNKRLQELWNQYGPEGFEQSVIKVLKYEDPKEDHTEKLEKLREQCFAADPNARRIWK is encoded by the coding sequence ATGGATTCAATAAGAAAAAAAGAACTTTTAGAACTCTATAAAAACAGACATCCTGAAATGGGGGTCATATCTTATCGCTGTAAAGAAACCGGTGAGGCATTTTTGGGTATCTCTACAGATACTAAAGCAGATTTTAACAGTAACAATGTGAGATTAAATGCCAGGATGCATCCTAATAAACGGTTGCAGGAACTTTGGAATCAATATGGTCCGGAAGGTTTTGAACAATCCGTTATCAAGGTGTTAAAGTATGAGGATCCCAAAGAAGATCATACAGAGAAACTGGAAAAGTTAAGAGAGCAGTGTTTTGCTGCTGATCCAAATGCAAGGAGGATATGGAAATGA
- a CDS encoding pyridoxal phosphate-dependent aminotransferase: MKGIHGGDVYRNSVNMDFSININPLGMPEEIEAALHKAVKSCSQYPDIKAEKLKKALSSVLKVQEAYLLFGNGASELFLGIVHAIKPKKTLIPIPSFYGYEYALEAVDSNIIYFQLKEDKNFLLDESFFEILTEDIDLLFLANPNNPTGKLMAREYIKKLLDICKDRKIWVVLDECFIEFCENAFSILTEIDSYENLLLVRAFTKIYAIPGVRLGYLVCSNKGILEKIKKQLPEWNISTFAQEAGLACVNQPSFIAKTVDYVKKERQFLIYQLNQLGFKTFPSEANFILLYSEKPLYETLLKRGILIRDCENFRGLSKGYYRIAVKTRKENERLVKAISEVYGKE, encoded by the coding sequence GTGAAAGGGATACATGGCGGAGATGTTTACAGGAACTCTGTAAATATGGATTTTTCTATCAATATCAATCCTCTTGGAATGCCGGAGGAGATAGAAGCAGCATTACACAAGGCAGTAAAAAGCTGCAGCCAATATCCGGACATAAAAGCTGAAAAATTAAAGAAAGCATTGAGCAGTGTATTGAAAGTTCAAGAAGCATATTTATTGTTCGGGAATGGTGCATCGGAGCTTTTCTTAGGTATAGTTCATGCCATAAAGCCTAAAAAAACTTTGATTCCCATCCCTTCTTTTTATGGCTATGAGTATGCTTTGGAAGCTGTGGACAGTAATATTATTTATTTTCAATTAAAAGAAGATAAAAACTTTTTACTGGACGAGTCATTTTTTGAGATACTGACAGAGGATATAGATCTTCTCTTTCTTGCCAATCCCAATAATCCAACCGGAAAACTGATGGCCAGAGAATACATAAAGAAGTTATTGGATATATGTAAAGACAGAAAGATATGGGTGGTACTTGATGAATGCTTTATTGAATTCTGCGAAAATGCGTTTTCTATATTAACGGAAATCGATAGCTATGAAAATTTATTGCTTGTGCGGGCATTTACGAAAATATATGCCATTCCGGGAGTTCGGTTAGGATATTTGGTGTGCAGCAATAAAGGTATTTTAGAAAAAATAAAAAAGCAGCTCCCCGAATGGAATATATCCACATTTGCACAGGAGGCAGGGCTTGCCTGTGTAAATCAGCCTTCATTCATAGCAAAAACGGTGGATTATGTAAAAAAGGAAAGACAATTTTTAATTTATCAATTGAATCAGTTGGGATTCAAAACATTTCCCAGTGAGGCTAATTTTATACTTCTTTACAGCGAAAAGCCCTTGTATGAGACATTATTAAAGCGTGGAATATTGATTCGGGATTGTGAGAATTTCAGAGGATTATCAAAAGGGTATTACAGGATTGCAGTAAAAACAAGAAAAGAAAATGAGAGATTAGTAAAAGCCATAAGTGAAGTATATGGCAAGGAATAG
- a CDS encoding helix-turn-helix transcriptional regulator, with protein MSIHEIITPRPQLPVYFDIYRTYNQLIPNHWHNHVEVLYIFEGTNHIVLNDEKYTLHQNDLFVVNSGDIHFTRSLGASRVLLLQIPYELFDQCVVNFDMIRFRQYYPHKTLKEDPVYQKMIAHLLNLARLYVQAEKGYQFLFISELYQFLHILCGNYSIMKDPAKESKSAKHLDRLKKIIHYVEQHYQEPITLEQVASLVALNPEYFCRFFKKHMGLTFMKYVNLVRLARIHNDILQTDDSITIIQERHGFTNYKLFNHMFKEAYGCTPSKLRAKHIRHK; from the coding sequence ATGTCCATCCATGAAATTATTACGCCCAGACCACAGCTACCGGTTTATTTTGATATTTATCGCACTTATAATCAGCTCATCCCTAACCATTGGCATAATCATGTAGAAGTTCTGTACATTTTTGAAGGTACAAACCATATTGTTTTAAATGATGAAAAATACACCCTTCATCAGAATGATTTATTTGTTGTTAATTCCGGAGATATTCATTTTACCAGAAGTTTAGGAGCTTCTAGGGTTCTATTGCTTCAAATCCCCTATGAACTCTTTGACCAGTGTGTAGTTAACTTCGATATGATACGATTCAGACAATATTATCCTCATAAAACACTAAAAGAAGATCCTGTATATCAAAAAATGATTGCTCATCTTCTTAACCTGGCAAGACTTTATGTACAAGCAGAGAAAGGATATCAATTTTTATTTATCAGTGAACTCTATCAATTTCTGCACATACTCTGTGGCAATTATTCCATCATGAAAGATCCTGCAAAAGAAAGCAAATCTGCGAAGCATTTAGATCGGTTAAAAAAAATTATTCATTATGTGGAACAGCATTATCAAGAACCCATCACCCTGGAGCAGGTAGCTTCTTTGGTCGCTTTGAATCCGGAATATTTTTGCCGTTTTTTTAAAAAACACATGGGGCTTACTTTTATGAAATATGTTAACCTGGTAAGACTTGCCCGGATTCACAACGATATCCTGCAAACAGATGACAGCATTACAATCATTCAAGAACGTCATGGGTTTACCAACTATAAATTATTCAATCATATGTTCAAAGAAGCATACGGATGCACACCTTCTAAACTCAGGGCTAAGCATATAAGACATAAATAA